From one Halosimplex rubrum genomic stretch:
- a CDS encoding tyrosine-type recombinase/integrase, translating into MNDTPKRFGWALNFVRWCDEQSIGNLDEFTGRQLHRYRLWRRDEGDLSLASEKTQMDTLRVFVRWLEQVDGVDQDLSTKVRSPSLTPEQNTRDVMLDSDQATNVLAHLEKYQYATLGHVTIAVLWHTMMRVGAAHALDVDDYDPDEQYLDVRHRPDQGTAIKNKEDGERLVALSDQLCELLNDWIVDKRPDVTDDQRRKPLLASHQGRAHRTTLRGYCYRATRPCEYGAECPHDRDSEDCEATDRDAAFSCPSSVSPHAIRRGSITHSLNSQIPENTVSDGANVSKVVLEQHYDRRTKREKMEQRRDYLNNL; encoded by the coding sequence ATGAACGACACGCCGAAGCGGTTCGGATGGGCGCTGAACTTCGTTCGCTGGTGCGACGAACAGAGTATCGGGAATCTCGACGAGTTCACCGGTCGCCAACTTCACCGCTACCGACTGTGGCGACGCGACGAAGGCGACCTCTCACTCGCCTCGGAGAAGACGCAGATGGACACCCTGCGAGTCTTCGTCAGATGGTTAGAGCAGGTGGATGGAGTTGACCAGGACTTGAGCACCAAGGTCCGATCCCCGTCACTGACGCCGGAGCAGAACACTCGGGACGTCATGCTTGATTCGGATCAGGCTACGAACGTACTGGCTCACCTCGAAAAGTACCAGTACGCGACGTTGGGGCACGTCACAATCGCCGTACTGTGGCACACGATGATGCGTGTCGGAGCCGCGCACGCGTTGGACGTCGACGACTACGACCCAGACGAGCAGTACCTCGATGTCCGTCATCGTCCAGACCAGGGAACAGCGATCAAGAACAAGGAGGACGGAGAGCGACTCGTGGCGCTGTCTGATCAGCTCTGTGAACTCCTGAATGACTGGATCGTCGACAAGCGTCCGGACGTAACGGATGACCAGAGACGAAAGCCGCTACTCGCGTCGCACCAGGGTCGAGCACACCGGACGACGCTACGCGGGTATTGTTATCGGGCGACTCGACCATGCGAATACGGTGCCGAGTGTCCACACGACCGCGATTCAGAAGACTGTGAAGCGACTGATCGGGACGCCGCGTTCAGCTGTCCGTCGAGTGTGAGCCCGCACGCGATTCGTCGTGGGAGCATCACGCACTCGCTCAACAGCCAGATACCCGAAAACACCGTTTCAGACGGAGCGAATGTCTCGAAAGTCGTATTAGAACAGCACTACGAC
- a CDS encoding hybrid sensor histidine kinase/response regulator: MSTGKQSARVLLVNDSSSAAEIGGRLAERVETVETVATVDEVQDSLTDERFDCVVSEWELFGRNGIDLLTAVRETQPAVPVVLYARAGSEATASEVVAVGATGSAPEADGTDPREGLAARIEGAIDASRSGRSAAARDELHLYEQILVGMQEGACLYDRDGRFRVVNDYLAELYGTTQEELKGRQSELIEAVREGGSGDRYRELLDGERDVVRGETEIEMPGAGWIVVDYQLSPLRVEGRIEGVVGVAEDITGQRARERQLERAREEHQELIDGMNDTAWVISIDGEFLAVNDTAVETLGYSRAELLDMRPHDIDAHLDDEEITALIDDMPDDERQVFETVHRTRDGDEIPVEISSSLIPYHGDPAVLSVARDITERKRYERELREQNDLLEQQRDELDVLNQVLRHDFRNDLQLVTAYTELLAERVEGEEAEYVETIRERANNAVELTRTARDTAEMMQTREVDDKRVALRPVLEGEIADLQEMYPGAIITVESPPPAVSVRANEMLGSVFRNLLTNAIQHNDAAVPEVTVSATGREGYVAVRVADNGPGVADEQKSQIFGKGEKGLDSPGTGLGLHLVRTLVESYGGRVRVADNDPEGAVFTVELPKAE, translated from the coding sequence ATGAGTACGGGCAAGCAGTCGGCGCGGGTCCTCCTCGTCAACGACTCGTCGTCGGCGGCGGAGATCGGTGGTCGACTGGCCGAACGGGTCGAGACCGTCGAGACGGTAGCGACAGTGGACGAGGTGCAGGACTCGCTGACCGACGAGCGGTTCGACTGTGTGGTCTCGGAGTGGGAACTATTCGGACGAAACGGGATCGACCTGTTGACCGCCGTCAGGGAGACCCAGCCCGCAGTGCCGGTGGTCCTGTACGCACGAGCGGGGAGCGAGGCGACGGCGAGCGAGGTGGTCGCCGTCGGCGCGACCGGCTCCGCCCCGGAGGCGGACGGGACCGACCCCCGCGAGGGGCTCGCGGCTCGGATCGAGGGCGCGATCGACGCGTCCCGTTCGGGGCGTTCGGCGGCGGCCCGCGACGAGTTACACCTCTACGAACAGATCCTCGTGGGGATGCAGGAGGGGGCGTGTCTGTACGACCGGGACGGCCGGTTCAGGGTCGTCAACGACTACCTGGCCGAGCTCTACGGGACGACCCAGGAGGAGCTGAAGGGGCGACAGAGCGAACTGATCGAAGCGGTCCGTGAGGGAGGGTCAGGCGACCGGTATCGTGAGCTCCTCGACGGTGAGCGCGACGTGGTTCGGGGCGAGACGGAGATCGAGATGCCCGGAGCGGGTTGGATAGTCGTGGACTACCAGCTCAGTCCGTTGCGAGTCGAGGGACGGATCGAAGGGGTCGTCGGCGTCGCGGAGGATATCACGGGCCAGCGGGCGCGCGAGCGGCAACTGGAGCGCGCTCGCGAGGAACACCAGGAGCTGATCGACGGGATGAACGACACCGCGTGGGTCATCAGCATCGACGGGGAGTTCCTGGCGGTGAACGACACGGCCGTCGAGACGCTGGGATACTCGCGGGCGGAGCTGCTCGATATGCGGCCCCACGATATCGACGCGCACCTCGACGACGAGGAGATAACGGCGCTGATCGACGATATGCCCGACGACGAGCGACAGGTGTTCGAGACGGTCCACCGGACGAGAGACGGCGACGAAATCCCCGTCGAGATCAGCTCAAGCCTGATACCGTATCACGGCGACCCGGCGGTACTGAGCGTCGCGCGCGACATCACCGAACGCAAGCGCTACGAGCGGGAGCTACGCGAGCAGAACGACCTCCTCGAACAGCAGCGCGACGAGCTGGACGTGCTGAACCAGGTGCTCCGCCACGACTTCAGGAACGACCTGCAACTCGTGACCGCCTACACGGAGCTGCTGGCCGAGCGCGTCGAGGGGGAAGAGGCGGAGTACGTCGAGACGATCCGCGAACGGGCGAACAACGCGGTCGAGCTAACGCGGACGGCGCGGGACACGGCCGAGATGATGCAAACCCGTGAGGTCGACGACAAACGGGTCGCGCTTCGGCCCGTCCTCGAAGGCGAGATCGCCGACCTGCAGGAGATGTATCCCGGGGCGATCATCACCGTGGAATCCCCACCGCCCGCCGTCTCGGTCCGGGCCAACGAGATGCTCGGATCCGTGTTCAGGAACCTCCTGACGAACGCGATCCAGCACAACGACGCGGCCGTGCCCGAGGTGACCGTCTCCGCGACGGGCCGCGAGGGGTACGTGGCCGTCCGGGTGGCCGACAACGGGCCCGGCGTGGCCGACGAGCAGAAGTCGCAGATCTTCGGGAAGGGTGAGAAGGGACTCGACAGTCCCGGAACCGGGCTCGGGCTCCACCTCGTTCGGACGCTCGTCGAGAGCTACGGCGGACGCGTTCGCGTGGCGGACAACGACCCCGAGGGCGCCGTCTTCACCGTCGAACTCCCGAAGGCCGAGTAG
- a CDS encoding iron-containing alcohol dehydrogenase produces the protein MHRRFVSPRAYVQGAGALDDAGAEFDRLDAERAFVLGGDTALATAGDAVSTGLADAGIDVVHTAPGVDRCTDPALDDHVDDAAAAGADLVVGVGGGVAMDVATAVADRIDATMAVVPTIASTDAPTSTVAVVYDDAGNFREVRYRDRNPELVLVDTAVVAAAPARFLAYGMGDAVATRFEAEAVAATGGLTDADGESSFAARALAEEAYRRVREYGPDALAAVRRDAVTPAVERVVEANTLLSGLGFESGGTAGAHAVQIGLTNVGVREPHGLLVGFGTVAELLARDADPATVSEVLDCLFAIGLDVTLDELGVEDGDIGAVGDRACEHGMDLEPVDASPRRVADAIRTADELVRERREA, from the coding sequence ATGCACCGACGCTTCGTCTCTCCCCGCGCCTACGTCCAGGGCGCCGGCGCCCTCGACGACGCGGGCGCCGAGTTCGACCGCCTCGACGCCGAACGCGCGTTCGTCCTCGGCGGCGACACCGCGCTCGCGACCGCCGGCGACGCCGTCTCGACGGGGCTCGCCGACGCCGGGATCGACGTGGTCCACACCGCCCCGGGCGTCGATCGCTGTACCGATCCCGCCCTCGACGACCACGTCGACGACGCCGCGGCGGCCGGCGCGGACCTGGTCGTCGGCGTCGGCGGGGGCGTCGCGATGGATGTCGCGACCGCCGTCGCCGACCGCATCGACGCGACCATGGCGGTCGTCCCCACCATCGCCAGCACCGACGCGCCCACGAGCACCGTCGCCGTCGTCTACGACGACGCCGGAAACTTCCGCGAGGTCCGCTACCGCGACCGCAACCCCGAACTCGTCCTCGTCGACACCGCCGTCGTCGCCGCGGCGCCCGCTCGCTTCCTCGCCTACGGCATGGGCGACGCCGTCGCCACACGATTCGAGGCCGAGGCCGTCGCCGCCACCGGCGGTCTCACCGACGCAGACGGGGAATCGAGTTTCGCCGCCCGGGCGCTCGCCGAGGAGGCGTACCGCCGCGTCCGCGAGTACGGTCCCGACGCGCTGGCCGCCGTCCGCCGCGACGCCGTGACCCCCGCCGTCGAGCGCGTCGTCGAGGCCAACACCCTCCTCTCCGGACTGGGCTTCGAGAGCGGCGGCACCGCCGGCGCCCACGCCGTCCAGATCGGCCTCACCAACGTCGGCGTTCGCGAGCCCCACGGCCTCCTCGTCGGCTTCGGCACCGTCGCGGAGCTGCTCGCCCGCGACGCCGACCCCGCGACCGTCTCGGAGGTCCTCGACTGTCTGTTCGCCATCGGCCTCGACGTGACACTGGACGAACTGGGCGTCGAAGACGGCGATATCGGGGCCGTCGGTGACCGCGCCTGCGAGCACGGGATGGACCTAGAGCCCGTCGACGCCTCACCCCGGCGCGTGGCCGACGCCATCCGGACGGCCGACGAACTGGTCCGGGAGCGACGTGAGGCGTGA
- a CDS encoding D-2-hydroxyacid dehydrogenase: MTESDRIVVLNQPAHGVPASEYAAELRSRLPSYHVKLPRTEGETRETIGTARVVTGMHMDEELLARADDLALFAGGSAGVGHLPLDAFRERGVAVTNASGVHGPNIAEQVIGWLLGFARRLDEGWRREREHTWQHFRGGEFQGSTVTVVGMGAIGEAVVERLAGFSVETIGARYSPEKGGPTDEVVGFTDREAFQGALSRSEYVVVAAPLTDETRGLVGDGELSAMPTEAVLVNVGRGPIVDTEALVDAIRGNKLGGAALDVTDPEPLPADHPLWEFDNVRITPHNAGSTPKYWERLADILTENVERIDDGQSDDLRNQVVVPGGE; encoded by the coding sequence ATGACCGAATCGGACCGGATCGTCGTGTTGAACCAGCCCGCACACGGGGTCCCGGCGAGCGAGTACGCCGCGGAGCTCCGGTCGCGGCTCCCGAGTTACCACGTCAAGCTCCCGCGGACGGAGGGTGAAACCCGCGAGACGATCGGCACGGCCCGGGTCGTCACCGGGATGCACATGGACGAGGAGCTGCTCGCGCGCGCCGACGACCTCGCACTGTTCGCCGGCGGCTCGGCGGGGGTCGGCCACCTGCCGCTCGACGCCTTCCGCGAGCGCGGCGTCGCCGTCACGAACGCCTCGGGCGTCCACGGCCCGAACATCGCAGAGCAGGTGATCGGGTGGCTGCTCGGCTTCGCCAGACGGCTCGACGAGGGGTGGCGCCGCGAACGGGAGCACACCTGGCAGCACTTCCGCGGCGGCGAGTTCCAGGGGTCGACGGTGACGGTCGTCGGCATGGGCGCCATCGGCGAGGCGGTCGTCGAGCGGTTGGCGGGGTTCAGCGTCGAGACGATCGGCGCCCGCTACAGCCCGGAGAAGGGCGGCCCGACCGACGAGGTCGTCGGGTTCACCGACCGGGAGGCGTTTCAGGGGGCGCTGTCGCGCTCGGAGTACGTCGTCGTCGCGGCGCCGCTGACCGACGAGACGCGGGGGCTCGTCGGCGACGGCGAGCTGTCGGCGATGCCGACCGAGGCCGTCCTCGTCAACGTCGGTCGGGGGCCGATCGTCGACACCGAGGCGCTGGTCGACGCGATCCGCGGGAACAAGCTGGGCGGCGCGGCGCTGGACGTGACCGACCCGGAGCCGCTGCCCGCGGACCATCCGCTCTGGGAGTTCGACAACGTCCGGATCACGCCGCACAACGCCGGCTCGACGCCGAAGTACTGGGAGCGCCTGGCGGACATCCTGACCGAGAACGTCGAGCGGATCGACGACGGACAGTCCGACGACCTCCGGAACCAGGTCGTCGTGCCGGGCGGGGAGTGA
- the hpt gene encoding hypoxanthine/guanine phosphoribosyltransferase: MERLRASLHEAPIIDKDGYEYLVHPISNGVPMLDPALLREVVVGIVRNADLDVDKIVAPEAMGIHVATALSLQTDIPLVVIRKREYGLPEEVSLEKSTGYSSSEMYINDIEDGDRVLIVDDLLSTGGTLAAITEALDDIGADVADIVVVLNKVGESALDGTDYEATSLLDITVEDGEVTVH; the protein is encoded by the coding sequence ATGGAACGGCTCCGCGCGTCGCTGCACGAGGCACCTATCATCGACAAGGACGGCTACGAGTACCTCGTCCACCCCATCAGCAACGGCGTCCCGATGTTAGACCCCGCACTCCTCCGCGAGGTCGTCGTCGGCATCGTCCGCAACGCGGATCTGGACGTGGACAAGATCGTCGCGCCCGAGGCGATGGGGATCCACGTCGCCACCGCGCTGTCGCTGCAGACCGACATCCCGCTCGTCGTCATCAGAAAGCGCGAGTACGGGCTCCCCGAGGAGGTCTCCCTGGAGAAGTCGACGGGCTACTCCTCCTCGGAGATGTACATCAACGACATCGAGGACGGCGACCGGGTCCTGATCGTCGACGACCTGCTGTCGACCGGGGGCACGCTCGCGGCGATCACCGAAGCACTCGACGACATCGGCGCCGACGTGGCCGACATCGTCGTCGTCCTCAACAAGGTCGGCGAGAGCGCCCTCGACGGGACCGACTACGAGGCGACCAGCCTGCTCGACATCACCGTCGAGGACGGCGAGGTCACCGTCCACTGA
- a CDS encoding BMP family ABC transporter substrate-binding protein produces the protein MATDITRRRAIKALGLAGATGLAGCSSGGDGTATSGDGGSGTDGSDTVRAAFVYNSEVGDQGWSWAHDQGRQAVVEQYDWLETGHTEAVAPADSRTVFEQYVQDGYDIVFGNTFGYMDTMMSVAEENPDTLFEHCAGYQTRENMGRYFGRMYQARYLAGIAAGMLTEANSLGYVAALPISEVVRGINAFTLGARSVNPEATTKVRWTNTWYDPPTEQEAANALIDQGVDVMAQHQDSAAAVQAAADADIWATGYDAPMLEQGGDNYITSPIWNWEEFYAPTLEAVHDGSWESDFYFEGLDSDIIGLSEWGPEVPDDVKSSVDETHSAIESGDVDVWADSKFADADDTTLFQDMGSYVEGVEGSVPE, from the coding sequence ATGGCGACAGACATCACACGACGACGGGCGATCAAGGCACTGGGACTCGCGGGCGCGACCGGACTGGCGGGCTGTTCGTCGGGCGGCGACGGCACGGCCACCAGCGGTGACGGCGGGAGCGGGACGGACGGGAGCGACACCGTCCGCGCCGCGTTCGTCTACAACTCCGAAGTGGGCGACCAGGGCTGGTCGTGGGCGCACGACCAGGGCCGTCAGGCCGTCGTCGAGCAGTACGACTGGCTGGAGACGGGCCACACCGAGGCCGTCGCACCGGCCGACTCGCGGACCGTCTTCGAACAGTACGTCCAGGACGGCTACGACATCGTCTTCGGCAACACCTTCGGCTACATGGACACGATGATGTCGGTCGCCGAGGAGAACCCCGACACCCTCTTCGAGCACTGCGCGGGGTACCAGACCCGCGAGAACATGGGCCGGTACTTCGGCCGGATGTACCAGGCGCGTTATCTGGCCGGCATCGCCGCGGGGATGCTCACCGAGGCGAACTCGCTGGGCTACGTCGCGGCCCTGCCCATCTCCGAGGTCGTCCGCGGCATCAACGCCTTCACGCTCGGGGCGCGCTCGGTCAACCCCGAGGCGACGACGAAGGTGCGCTGGACGAACACGTGGTACGACCCGCCGACGGAGCAGGAGGCGGCCAACGCGCTCATCGACCAGGGCGTCGACGTGATGGCCCAGCACCAGGACTCCGCCGCGGCCGTCCAGGCCGCCGCCGACGCGGATATCTGGGCGACCGGCTACGACGCGCCGATGCTCGAACAGGGCGGCGATAACTACATCACCTCCCCGATCTGGAACTGGGAGGAGTTCTACGCCCCCACCCTCGAAGCCGTCCACGACGGGTCGTGGGAGTCGGACTTCTACTTCGAGGGCCTCGATTCCGACATCATCGGCCTCTCGGAGTGGGGGCCGGAGGTGCCCGACGACGTGAAGTCGAGCGTCGACGAGACCCACTCGGCCATCGAGAGCGGCGACGTGGACGTGTGGGCCGACAGCAAGTTCGCCGACGCCGACGACACGACGCTGTTTCAGGACATGGGCAGCTACGTCGAGGGCGTCGAGGGCTCCGTGCCGGAGTAA
- a CDS encoding ABC transporter ATP-binding protein, translating into MDEDPFLRMSGVRKEFPGVVANDDVDFSVRRGEIHGLLGENGAGKSTLMKVLYGLYDADAGSVHLGGEPLDLDSPKDAIDRGIGMVHQHFKLIPRLSVAENVVLGEREPAGPFRERGDTRDADGDGAPADSNGWLPDAVRRNRVARALAERFTIGLDASAAEIEALADDYGFDIDVRAPVGELDVGERQRVEILKALYRDVDLLILDEPTAVLTPAEAERLFETLRTLADSGISIIFITHKLAEATAITDRVTVLREGETVGTVETGSVDQSELARMMVGREVLFSLDKECVEPGEPVLDTAGLRAEDDRGIEALSGIDLSVRAGEIVGIAGVSGNGQRELAESLAGVRDPTAGTIAVDGTDLTGEPARSFVDGGVSFVPEDRHEYGCAEELSVMHNAALKELRDDRFDDGPFLDYDELARYAEEIVDEFDVRGVHDVREVPAGDLSGGNLQKLILGRELVRDPDLLVAHQPTRGVDVGAIEFLREAILDQRAEGTGTVLISEDLDELFDLSDRLLVIYEGEIVHETTPEAADRERVGMRMTGGVAGDGTESGAETGTDAADRAMTDGGETGGRTAGGDTGPDESDRDAATRGERR; encoded by the coding sequence ATGGACGAGGACCCGTTCCTCCGGATGTCGGGCGTCCGAAAAGAGTTCCCGGGCGTCGTCGCCAACGACGACGTCGACTTCTCCGTCCGCCGCGGCGAGATCCACGGCCTCCTCGGCGAGAACGGCGCCGGCAAGAGCACCCTGATGAAGGTCCTCTACGGGCTGTACGACGCCGACGCCGGGAGCGTCCACCTCGGCGGCGAGCCCCTCGATCTCGACTCGCCCAAGGACGCGATCGACCGGGGCATCGGCATGGTCCACCAGCACTTCAAGCTCATTCCCCGGCTCTCTGTCGCCGAGAACGTCGTCCTCGGCGAGCGCGAGCCCGCCGGCCCCTTCCGCGAGCGGGGCGACACCCGGGACGCCGACGGCGACGGCGCTCCCGCCGACTCGAACGGTTGGCTCCCCGACGCGGTCCGCCGGAACCGAGTCGCCCGTGCCCTCGCCGAGCGGTTCACCATCGGCCTGGACGCCTCGGCGGCGGAGATCGAGGCGCTGGCCGACGACTACGGCTTCGACATCGACGTGCGTGCGCCGGTCGGCGAGCTCGACGTGGGCGAGCGCCAGCGCGTCGAGATCCTCAAGGCGCTGTATCGCGACGTGGACCTGCTCATCCTGGACGAGCCGACGGCCGTGCTGACGCCGGCCGAGGCCGAGCGGCTGTTCGAGACGCTGCGGACGCTGGCCGACAGCGGCATCTCGATCATCTTCATCACGCACAAGCTCGCCGAGGCGACGGCGATCACCGACCGGGTGACCGTCCTCCGCGAGGGCGAGACCGTGGGCACCGTCGAGACGGGGTCGGTCGACCAGTCCGAGCTCGCGCGGATGATGGTCGGCCGCGAGGTGCTGTTCTCGCTGGACAAAGAGTGCGTCGAGCCGGGCGAGCCGGTGCTCGACACCGCGGGGCTGCGCGCCGAGGACGACCGCGGGATCGAGGCGCTGTCGGGGATCGACCTGTCCGTTCGGGCGGGCGAGATCGTCGGCATCGCCGGCGTGAGCGGCAACGGCCAGCGCGAGTTGGCCGAGTCGCTCGCGGGCGTCCGCGACCCGACCGCCGGGACCATCGCGGTCGACGGCACCGACCTGACGGGCGAGCCGGCGCGGTCGTTCGTCGACGGCGGCGTCTCGTTCGTCCCCGAGGACCGCCACGAGTACGGCTGCGCCGAGGAGCTGTCGGTGATGCACAACGCGGCGCTGAAGGAGCTTCGCGACGACCGCTTCGACGACGGTCCGTTCCTCGACTACGACGAACTGGCCCGGTACGCCGAAGAGATCGTCGACGAGTTCGACGTGCGCGGCGTCCACGACGTGCGCGAGGTGCCCGCCGGCGACCTGTCGGGCGGCAACCTCCAGAAGCTCATCCTCGGCCGGGAACTCGTCCGGGACCCGGACCTGCTGGTCGCCCACCAGCCGACCCGCGGCGTCGACGTGGGCGCCATCGAGTTCCTCCGCGAGGCGATCCTCGACCAGCGCGCCGAGGGCACCGGCACCGTCCTCATCTCCGAGGACTTAGACGAGCTGTTCGACCTCTCGGACCGGCTGCTGGTCATCTACGAGGGCGAGATCGTCCACGAGACGACGCCCGAGGCGGCCGACCGCGAGCGCGTCGGCATGCGGATGACCGGCGGCGTCGCCGGCGACGGGACGGAGTCGGGCGCCGAAACGGGGACGGACGCCGCCGACCGCGCGATGACGGACGGCGGCGAGACCGGCGGTCGGACCGCCGGGGGCGATACCGGCCCGGACGAGTCCGACCGAGACGCGGCCACCCGGGGTGAGCGGCGGTGA
- a CDS encoding ABC transporter permease: MNLSVELEAREDVPAWLVYGTPVFTVVGALALSAVALVALSVNPVAAYGTMFVETLTNPFGLRQTATRTVPLVLTGLAVYLPLRAGLWNVGAEGQLYMGAVVGTWIGVNVSLPMVALVPLAILGAGVAGGIWAGIPGYLRAKWDVNEIITTLLLTFVAVQIASYLVRGPMQGGLGNIPGSAELLDAAKYPTIPVLEVHAGFLVGLLAVAVTAVLVARTRMGFEVTFVGSNPLAAAQAGMSTARVYLFVFLVGGAFAGIGGFSEISGVQGRLRPAFSPDYGFTAIPIALLGRNGAVRVLIAAVFFAVLFVGGSRLEVSYGVPAALVDVIQALVILCLITAEFFKRYSVDVQLAEERTPTDGEPGGAA; this comes from the coding sequence GTGAACCTCTCGGTCGAGCTGGAGGCCCGCGAGGACGTGCCGGCGTGGCTGGTCTACGGGACGCCCGTGTTCACCGTGGTCGGCGCGCTCGCGCTGTCGGCGGTCGCGCTGGTCGCGCTGTCGGTCAACCCGGTCGCGGCCTACGGGACGATGTTCGTCGAGACGCTGACCAACCCCTTCGGACTGCGCCAGACCGCGACGCGGACCGTCCCGCTCGTGCTGACCGGCCTCGCCGTGTATCTCCCGCTGCGGGCGGGCCTGTGGAACGTCGGCGCGGAGGGACAGCTGTACATGGGCGCGGTCGTCGGCACGTGGATCGGCGTGAACGTCTCGCTCCCGATGGTCGCGCTCGTCCCGCTGGCGATCCTGGGTGCGGGGGTCGCCGGCGGCATCTGGGCCGGGATCCCCGGTTACCTGCGAGCGAAGTGGGACGTCAACGAGATCATCACGACGCTGCTGCTGACGTTCGTCGCCGTCCAGATCGCCAGCTACCTCGTCCGCGGGCCGATGCAGGGCGGCCTGGGCAACATCCCGGGGAGCGCGGAGCTGCTCGACGCGGCGAAGTACCCGACGATCCCCGTTCTGGAGGTCCACGCGGGCTTCCTGGTCGGCCTGCTGGCGGTCGCCGTCACGGCGGTGCTCGTCGCCCGGACACGGATGGGCTTCGAAGTGACCTTCGTGGGGTCGAACCCGCTCGCGGCCGCGCAGGCCGGGATGAGTACCGCCCGCGTCTACCTGTTCGTCTTCCTCGTCGGCGGCGCCTTCGCCGGGATCGGCGGCTTCAGCGAGATCTCGGGCGTCCAGGGGCGACTCCGGCCCGCGTTCTCGCCGGACTACGGGTTCACGGCGATCCCGATCGCCCTGCTCGGGCGGAACGGCGCCGTTCGCGTCCTGATCGCGGCGGTGTTCTTCGCTGTGCTGTTCGTCGGCGGGTCGCGCCTGGAGGTGTCCTACGGCGTCCCGGCGGCGCTCGTGGACGTGATCCAGGCGCTGGTCATCCTCTGTCTGATCACCGCGGAGTTCTTCAAGCGCTACAGCGTCGACGTGCAACTCGCCGAGGAACGGACGCCGACCGACGGCGAGCCCGGAGGTGCGGCCTGA
- a CDS encoding ABC transporter permease — MVGFAAGLLDAAVRASTVFIFAALGEIISERGGVLNLGVEGMMLVGALGGFATTVVTGSYWLGFAAGMALGAALALIHAFLCITLKSSQVISGVMLTLLGTGLTTYFGTDWVNESIDGFPQMTLPLVGEYLVGIPVIGEAFFRSTAPDFIALALVPTVWWFLFRTNLGLEVISVGEDPETADTMGVDVFKMRYLCVLLGGAFAGAAGAHLSLAFSQLWATGMVAGRGWIAVALVIFAQWRPERALVGAYLFGLLDALQLRSQGIDLALDPASPLAGVVNPALELLMHPTIMSTYPYLATIVVLVVTVVRFDDSRLGAPSALLEPYSRETD, encoded by the coding sequence ATGGTCGGGTTCGCCGCGGGACTGCTCGACGCCGCCGTCCGGGCGTCGACGGTCTTCATCTTCGCGGCGCTGGGTGAGATCATCAGCGAGCGCGGGGGCGTGCTCAACCTCGGCGTCGAGGGGATGATGCTCGTCGGCGCGCTCGGCGGGTTCGCGACGACGGTCGTCACCGGTAGCTACTGGCTCGGCTTCGCCGCCGGGATGGCGCTGGGCGCGGCGCTGGCGCTGATACACGCGTTCCTCTGTATCACGCTCAAGTCCAGCCAGGTCATCAGCGGCGTCATGTTGACGCTGCTCGGGACGGGGCTGACCACCTACTTCGGCACCGACTGGGTCAACGAATCGATCGACGGGTTCCCCCAGATGACGCTCCCGCTCGTCGGCGAGTACCTCGTCGGGATCCCGGTCATCGGCGAGGCGTTCTTCCGCTCGACGGCGCCCGACTTCATCGCGCTCGCGCTGGTCCCGACGGTGTGGTGGTTCCTCTTCCGGACGAACCTCGGGCTCGAAGTCATCTCGGTCGGGGAGGACCCAGAGACCGCCGACACCATGGGCGTCGACGTGTTCAAGATGCGCTACCTCTGTGTCCTCCTCGGTGGTGCGTTCGCCGGCGCGGCGGGCGCGCACCTCTCGCTGGCGTTCTCCCAGCTGTGGGCGACGGGGATGGTCGCCGGTCGCGGCTGGATCGCGGTCGCGCTGGTCATCTTCGCGCAGTGGCGGCCCGAGCGGGCGCTGGTCGGCGCGTACCTGTTCGGCCTGCTCGACGCGCTCCAGCTGCGCTCGCAGGGCATCGACCTGGCGCTCGATCCCGCAAGTCCGCTGGCGGGTGTCGTCAACCCCGCGCTGGAGCTGTTGATGCATCCGACGATCATGTCGACGTACCCCTACCTCGCCACCATCGTCGTGCTGGTCGTGACGGTCGTCCGCTTCGACGACTCGCGGCTCGGCGCGCCGTCGGCGTTGCTGGAACCGTACAGCCGCGAGACGGACTGA